The genomic DNA GGGTTCTGCCGCCCGGGCGCCGTGCGGAGGCGCGCACGCGCTGCCCGCCTCCCGCGAGGGCCATCAGGTAGACCAGGCCGATCGCGACAAGACCCAGGATTGCCGTACCGATCACGCTGAAACCAATCGTCGCCAACATACGCTCTCCTCAACCTGTGCTGAAGATACGTCCACCCGGACGTTCTCCGATCGTTTTCACCCCGAATTCGGTCAGCCGCCGACATCGGCCTGCGGTCCCGCGGCGGGGGCGGTATTCACGCTCCAGTCCAGCAGGCGCCGCATGTCCGTGAACCGGGTCCTGCTCGTCGGACCACCGAGTATGACGGCATAAAGGTCGTCGCCTTCGTTGCCGACGGCCCTGAGCACGAGACAATACCCGGCTCTACGGATGTATCCGGTCTTGCTGCCTACGCACGCCCACCGGCTTTCGGATACCGGTTCGCGGACCAGCCGGTTGGTGGTCCGGATGGTGTGCGTGCGCCTGTTCGTGCCGAAACGGTACTCCTTCGCCAGGAGGATCTCCGCCAGCAGGTCGTCCTGCAGCGCATTCCACAGAAGGGCTACGCAGTCCACCGCGGTGGACGTATTGCCTGAATCCAATCCGGTGGGTTCGGTAAATCGCGAGTTCGCCAGACCGAGAGAAGCCGCCGTTTCGTTCATCTGCTCCACGAACGCCTCGATCGTCAGGCCCGTCGCCCGGGCCAGCGCCCGGGCCGCCGCGTTGTCCGAAGCGACCAGGGTGGCGTATAGCAGATCCCGGACCGAGACCCGTTCCCTGTATCTCAGTTTCGTCCAGTTCGACCGGTAGACGTCCTGCCGGGTGATGCTGATCTTCTTTTCAAGGTCCGGATTCAAACCCATGTAGGTCACGGCCGTCATCAGCTTCGTGATGCTCGCTACCGGGAACGGCGACGTCGCGTTCTTCTGGTAGATCACTTCGCCCGACTGCATGTCGACCACAAGGGCGGCCCGCGCACGTACGCGGACGCCCGTGCTCCACCTGCTCGACCTGATGGGCGCCGCAGGCGGTCCGTCCACTTCGGCGGGTGGCCCGGCCGGCCCGGCCACAACAGGGACCGGCGCATTGATCGGACCGTCTACCGGTGAATGTCCATCGGACGGTCCTGTGTCCGCGGATACGGAAGCGATCGAAAGCAGCAAGGCGCAACTCGCCCATACCACCCTCGGCCAGATCGGGTTAAGGCTGCTC from Gemmatimonadota bacterium includes the following:
- a CDS encoding D-alanyl-D-alanine carboxypeptidase, translated to MSSLNPIWPRVVWASCALLLSIASVSADTGPSDGHSPVDGPINAPVPVVAGPAGPPAEVDGPPAAPIRSSRWSTGVRVRARAALVVDMQSGEVIYQKNATSPFPVASITKLMTAVTYMGLNPDLEKKISITRQDVYRSNWTKLRYRERVSVRDLLYATLVASDNAAARALARATGLTIEAFVEQMNETAASLGLANSRFTEPTGLDSGNTSTAVDCVALLWNALQDDLLAEILLAKEYRFGTNRRTHTIRTTNRLVREPVSESRWACVGSKTGYIRRAGYCLVLRAVGNEGDDLYAVILGGPTSRTRFTDMRRLLDWSVNTAPAAGPQADVGG